In Pelecanus crispus isolate bPelCri1 chromosome 13, bPelCri1.pri, whole genome shotgun sequence, the DNA window GTTTCACCCGCGGGGCTGTCGGCCCGGGCAggctgccccggcggggcggcgcttCCAGGCCCTTGGGTACCTGCGCCTGCGGGCCTTGAGGGCCCGCCCGCCTCGGCGCGGCCCGCccggagctgggggggggcagcgggcgcagcAACGCGAGTCCAGGCTGCGGGGGAGGGCCTCTGTGGGGCCCCGGCGTTACAGACCCAGCCGCTATTAAAGGTTCTCTAAAAACGGAAAGGGGGTTTAACATTCGTGTCTTGAGGCAGAAATTGTGGAAACAGAACGAAGGCACCCGATCGCACCTCTCGGAGGTCAGCTTGAGTCATTCCGCTGATGAAACATAAGAGGAAGACCCTAGCCTACGAGCAGGACGTGCAGTGCTGTGTCCATGTGCTGCAGTCCACTCGGTTTCTCACCAGAAAGCTAATGCTCATTTTTGCCAGGTCAATAGACTAGAAAACATTCTGTCATTCTTATCTAGCTTTGATAACTTCACGGTGTGCTTCCTAGTTTTAATACTTCTTAGAAACCTAGCTACTCTTTCAGTGTCTGCCAAATGGAATCCAGTCCTGAAATAATTTACTACTTTGTCATGAGCTGTTCTCTTAAGTGATTCtgcaaaaatgaagtaaaagcCATGTCTTAACAGGTAATAATCTTCCTATCTTACAGGTTTTTTCCAGTCCTATGCAGTGGAAGTAGATGTAAAGGATGCCTCTAATGCTACATGCCTGTATGCAAAATGGATGATGAGATTCTTgataaaatatgaaacaaacaGTAGTGATTATGTAAGTATTTGGAGGTAACTTTTGCTGAGAGCTGTATTTTGTCCTGGGTAAATGTTTAAGCACATTCTTTTACCCAGGGTGTTTggtgctttactttttttttttttccccctccactaAGTCAGTTGTTGAGACTATTCctaaatattcattttaaaacaaagcataagTTCTCaattaataatacaaataacTGAAAGTGCACTGTTACACTTACTTAAATGGCATACTGGTCAAACTTGGTGGCTTCTGTGTATCAGTGTAGTAATGTTCTTAGCCCAAATAGTAAATGCAGATTGCAGCTCAGCATGATCAACATTTACAGCCAAGTTAGATTTGTACTTTTGTACTTGAAGCTGATATGGCTCCTTTCTAAGTCAGATGTCAGGGAgcctttttcatatttttgtagAATAACCTAAAATAATCTTGCTAACCTTGCGCAAGGTTCTGTCTCACTCCGGCAgtttataatattttcatgGGGAAGAACTGCTAtctgtgaaaacatttaaaattacccttttcttctagaaaaatGCAACCTTGAATTTGTCATCTGGGGTGACACACAATGGAAGTGTCTGTGGCAATGACACCCAAGCTGCGCTTCTGGCAGTACAGTTTGGAGAAGGTCACTCTTGGAGCATCAACTTTACAAAAACCAATGAAACTTACCAGGGGGAATTCATCACATTTACCTACAACACCAATGATACTGCTGTATTTCCTGATGCTAAAAGAAAAGGTAATGTTCAGTGCAGAATCCTACTTACAAAACAGTCTCGGCCACAAGTATCAGGTCTCATGTACCTGACCTTGGTTGGCTTTTTCAAAGTTAGAAGGACTAATAATGTATCTAATGACTTCTGTGCCATATACTGCCTAGCTGTTGTTCATCATACTTGCCTACTGGATAAGAATACAGACTAGTTCGCTTCACTGAATGTATAATTCCTTTAAGTGGTGCAGAAGGGGAAGGGTGGCTGTTTGAACAGCCTTGATCAGAGAGGTGCTGCTACTATAGCATATGGAAGATTCACTTTAGTGTGTGCTACTTGACCTTCCACCTAGCAAAGCAATATAGTGTTAGGCTTTCTGTGTACTAATACCTACTAATAATAGGATTTATTTGTTCTTGAATAAAAACGTAAGTAAAAGGGTTCACCTTTCTAATGGCTTGTCTAATTCTCTGGAAGCTTGGTCACTTCTCTGCATTACTTAGCACTTCAGGTCAGAACTCATAGGTGAAACATTCAAGAGAGCTTAGGATTGTTAATTAACTCTTACTCTTTGTCTTATGGAATGATATAAAACATAACACTACCTATAAATGTTCTTGTAGTTcataaagcattaaaatatttgtgcttaTTTGTAGGACCGATTACTATTTTTGTAAAGGATACTATGCATCCAGTTCAACTGAATAATGTCTTCGTGTGTCATAATACTGACTTTCTTGAAGCAGAAAACGTAACACAGATTTTCTGGAATGTTACTGTGCAGCCTTTTGTTCAGAATGGCACAATCAGTAAAAAAGGTGAGCATTTCAATTTGCAAGCGAGCTTTTTTGTATTGCACCTTAGTGCAGGGAGCAAAGtccaataataaaaaaatacatcagttcTAAGATGTGTTGAATAATATTCTTGTAAATATCCCTTAGTATGTCTTTCCTTGTTCCTGGAAAAATGGGTTAGCAGAACAGATTTAGTAGTATATAGTAATGTAGATTGTTCCCATGCCAAGGTGGTAGTCAATAAAGTGTGTATTCCAGTAATTGGggtattaaaaataagcacttCAGAACTACTGTTGTTGACTAGATCATTTGAGCTTCAAGTTTTTTAACTGACTGCCTTCCATGTTCAGTGGTAGCCTCtgctttttcatgtaaataGTCCAGAGCTTGTTGTCTCATCTCATAGCTCAGCTACTCAAGAGATGAGCACATCATCCTGCTACGTATGCCTTAATAGGGTAGCACTCTGTCTACAGCAAATACATCACACTTTTATAACCACTTAGCTGACTTTGTCTGtgtgttttgcttctgtgtgtTGGGGGTAAGTAGTCCTGCATATGCTATGTGGATTTAAAACTGTGGGTGTTACAGAATTTCTGAGAATAAATGGTAGCTGTAAATTGTTTGGAATACTGTGGTGTTGTACTGAGTTTGAGACTTCTGACTTGGTGATTAGCAGATTCCCAATGAGCCTAGATTTCAACAGAGAAATTGGTATCTGTATTGAACTGACCTCTGAGTCTTAAgactttaataaaattttagCACTGAAATGGTggttaaaatttcttttcagagtCTAGATGTCGTGCTGATATGCCTACTTCTGCACCTACTGTTCCGCCTACTATTGCCAATGTAACTACTGCACCTACCACCACTTTATCGCCTGCTCCAACCACTGCTCCCAAACCTGTGGAGAACCCAGACACAGGAAACTATTCTCTTAAAAGTGGAAATACAACTTGTCTTCTGGCTACTGTGGGGCTGCAGCTGAATGTTTCCCAAGACAAGGTGCTTCTCTTCTATTTTGGAAGAGTAGAAAGGTTGCCGTAGTTATTTGGTATGAAATGCGAGTGCAGGGTATTTGCTTTGTACACTGCTGGCTGTCCAGAACTGCTTCTGAGTATTGTATATAGCACCTCTCTGACATCAGAATAGTTTTGTGGCATAATGTCTAGCTTCAAAACCTTATGGGGATTCAAGGTAACTTGTTACTGGGAGTACTTCTAACATCATTAAAAGCCTGGAACTTTCTTAAGCTTTTAGGGCTGTTGGTCCCTGCAGATGCCATCTTTCCCCACAGAGGGAGCCAAAGCTAACCTGTTGCATTAGGTCCACAAAATAAGACTTCACTGGCCAATTTGTTTGCTTCAGTATTACCAGCGTGTGAACTGATCTTGGGGTAGCCTTGCTTTGATAGTAGCCAGACTCAATCTTCTTGCTGTCATCTTCATGACAAGCTCTTCTAGCCTAAGACTGCTACCGACTGAAATGGTGTATTCCTAATGGCAGCTGAATGTCTTTGACATGGTATGTCTGTATTTCAGCCTCATCTGATCAATGTCAACCCAAAGACAACTACTGCAGATGGCGCGTGTGGTAACACAACAGCTACTCTGAAATTGAATGATGGAAATAGCACATTGATTGGTTTCACATTTGTTGTTGTAAgtaacttcttttattttaaactaagtTTCTGCTTTAACAGCATTGCATGATGATTGCTCATAGTAAAATCCCGTCGCTTGCTGGTGGTAGGCTGTTCCCATATAGGAAATGGAACTGGCTAGCGGACTGCCTCAAGGCAAATGGAGAATTGGGCTAAGGTTGTAGAAAATGTAAGAGTGTGGTAAATGTGTTAGCCTTTGCAAAGCATGTGTtgttaaaaatgcagaactgcACACTGACAGTTGGTTCTTGtttctcaaacagaaaaatacaagtgcAAGCGTACAGAAATTTTATCTGAAAGAGGTGAATGTTACACTGCTCAACCATCTGAATGGTTCTGGTAAGAAATAGTATCTGCCTTAAAGCAAGTGTAAGCTTTTATTCAGTGTTTGTATTTATCAAAtacttctgacttttttttttttccaagtgctgTGCATGCTTACTGTTACTTGCTACTTAAAGATTTAAGTTGGTAGGAACAAAAGTAATAAGCAGAAATGGTTATAGCAGTTCCTTTAAACAGCACTGTGGGATCATtctcttttcctgaaatttctGCTAATGGGATCTCTTACTTTGTGATagacatacataaatatatatatagacatacagtgcagcaggatggctatgacatagtcgccatcacggaaacgtggtgggacgactctcatgactggagtgctgcactggagggctataagctcttcagaagggataggcagggaagggaaggcggtggggtggctctgtatgttagggagtgtttcgactgcatagagcttgacagtggtgatgacaaggtggcatgcttatgggtaaggatgagggggaaggccggaaaggcggatgtcctgttgggagtctgctatagaccacccaaccaggatgtagaggtagatgaggcattctataaacggctggcagaagtcccacaatcgctagcccttgttcttgtgggagacttcaacttgccggacatctgctggaaataccacacagcagagaggcagcagtcttggaagttcctagagtatgtggCGGacaactttctaatgcagctggtaagcgagcctaccaggggaggtgccccgcttgacctgctgtttaccaacagagaagggcttgtgggaaatgtcgaggtcggaggccgtcttgggcttagcgaccacgacatgataaagttctcaattttgagtgatgctaagcggaggggcagcaaaactattaccatggacttccggagggcagactttggcttcttcaggaccctggttgggaaagtcccttgggaggaggtcctgaagggcaaaggggtccaggaaggctgggccctcttcaagaaggaagtcttaagggcgcaggagcgggctgtccccgtgtgtcgtaagaccaaccggcggggaaatcgaccggcctggctgaatagggagcttttgcggggactcagggaaaaaaggagagtctaccacctttggcagaaggggcgggcaactcaggaggagtacagggatcttgttaggtcctgcagggaggaaattagaaaagcaaaagcccagctagaactcaatcctggccagtgctgtaaaagacaataaaaaatgcttttataagtacatcagcaataaaaggagagccaaggaggatctccattctttgctggatgtgggggggaacattgtcaccgaggacaaggaaaaggctgaggtacttaacgccttctttgcctctgtgttcaacagccagaccggtcatccccagtgtactcaggcccctgagttagaggatagggatggggaccagaatggagcccacatagtccaggaggaagcagttaatgacctgctacgccacctggatgctcacaagtctatggggccggatgggatccacccgagagtactgagggagctggcggaggagctcgccaagccactctctatcatctatcagcagtcctggttaacaggggaggtccctgatgactggaggcttgccaatgtgacgcccatctacaagaagggccggaaggaggacccggggaactacaggcctgtcagcctgacctcggtgccagggaagattatggagaggttcatattgagcgaactccacaggcaagtacaggtcaaccaggggatcagacccagccagcatgggttcacgaaaggcaggtcctgcttgaccaacctgatctccttctgtgacctggtgacccgcctggtagatgatggaaaggctgtggatgtcatctacctggactttagcaaagcttttgacaccgtctcgcataatatcctcctcgggaagcgggcagctcacggcttggacaggcatactcttcgctgggtaaagaactggttgggtggccgagcccagagagttgtggtaaatggtgttaagtccagttggcagccggtcacgagcggtgttccccagggctctgttttggggccagtcttgttcaatatctttatcaatgatctggatgaggggatcgagtgtgccctcagtaagtttgcagatgacaccaaattgggtgggagtgtcgatctgctcgagggtgggatggccccgcagagggacctggacaggctggatcgatgggccgtggccaactgtatgaggttcaacaaggccaagtgccgggtcctgcacttgggtcacaacaaccccatgcaacgctacaggcttggggaggagtggctggaaagctgcctggccgaaaaggatctgggggtgttggtagatagccggctgaacatgagccagcagtgtgccccggtggccaagaaggccaacagcatcctggcttgtatcaggaatggtgtggccagcaggagcagggaggtgattgtccccctgtactcggcgctggtgaggccgcacctcgaatactgtgtccagttttgggcccctcactacaagaaggacattgaggtgctggagcgtgttcagagacgggcaacaaggctggtgaagggtctggagaacaagtcttatgaggagcggctgagggaactggggttgtttagcctggagaagaggaggctgaggggagaccttatcgctctctacaactacctgaaaggagggtgcagtgaggtgggtgctggtctcttctcccaagtagctagcgataggacgagaggaaatgggctcaagctgcgccaggggaggtttaggttggaaattaggaaaaatttctttacggaaagggtggtcaagcattggaacaggctgcccagagaggtggtggagtcaccatccctggaagtgttcaaaaaacgggtagatgtggcactttgggacatggtttagtccagtctacccttgattggtttaggtgggcttggtagtgtagattaatggttggactggatcttaaaggtcttttccaacctagacgattctatgattctatgaaatcaagAGGGCTTCCTTGCAGCTGTATTCAGTAACATAAATTTTTTGAGGTGTGAAATACTGTTGTACCAACTctgaagctttttgtttttcctaaacCAGCTGTTGTTGTCTTTGATTGAAGATGCTGCTGTATCTTCCAACCACTTCTACTTTAAATCCCACTGGAAAAAGAGACCAGTCCTTTAAAAACTAAAGCgtacttttttccaaatcaaaagttatggggttttgtggttttgggtttgttttttttttttttaaagctgcttgtCACAGCTACTGCAGTTAAAAGGGCACTAAAGCTAAAATGCTTGCAACTCTGCAGTCTTGGGATAAGCAGAGGTACAAGGAAAGCCTAATCTTATGTCTGTCTACTGTTAAGTACTGTAATAATTTCAGTGCCTAACTTCTGGTTAAGCAGATCAATTGCACTTCAGACTACCTTGTTTTTCAGAGTAGTCAGTGTTGAAAAGCTGGCCCCTTTAGATTCAACTCCTTAGTCTTATGATTGTATTAGTAACTCTCTTGCATTTAAAGTGAGTAtgcaaatttccttttttttacccCCCTTTGTTTAGTAATTTCAAATGCAGATAACAGCAATTTCAGCGAGTGGGATGCTTTCCTTGGTAGTTCTTACATGTGCCGAAAAGAGCAAACTCTTAAGATTAATGAAGATCTTCAAGTACATACCTTTAATCTATGGATTCAGCCATTCCTTGTGAAGGCAAATAAGTTCTCTACAGGTAAGAgttcttttctttgttaattCTTACTTCTTAAAAAGCCACAGCGTTGTGCACAGGTGCTTTATTTTTGAAGCTCTTGTTCcattgggtttggttttttgggttttttttggttgggttttttttttttgaatgaaggGAAGTTCTGAGACTGACACTCAAGTTCAAGGAAAGTTTGTTCTCACTTAAAGTGTCTGCTAGGTATGTTGGTTCTCCTTCATAAAACTTGAAGGAGCTAGAGACACTGAAGAGGATTGCCTTGCAATTAAGCATTGCCTTGCAGAGTAGGTTAAAAGTTACCTGACATCATCTTGCCATACAGTTTTTTGTAGCTCGAATATATAAGAAAATGGGACAAAACTTTAGCAGAAGTGGACTTTGGTAATGCTGTTAggtggtttgtttctttttacctgACAGTCTAATTCCTTAGGAGTGTTGGGAGAAAAAACGAACTGACTGAGCTTCTTTCAGAAGCCGCCTTGAATATCCAGAAATATAGAAAGattctaaaaatgtttgtttgctGCATTATCCTGGTTTTGTATGGGGAAAACTGGAATGGCTTATATGACCTCTTTCTTAATCTTTAGTGTAACCTGGTCCTTGTACTTAAGACTGTGCTGCAAGTATTATAATTATTAGACTAGACTAATCTGTAAACAAATAGACTGGGTGCAgatttttgaactttttttagGCAGAGGTAAGTCAGCTCTTATGTGGGGTAAACAGTATTTGTCATAATATGTTCTAAAGAGTTAGGGTCCCTTTTGACTTTGTAGTTCAAGTTGCAGCTAGTTTCCTCCTTCTCCTAATTACAGTTATTTCATCTCTATGTAACATGTTCATTTTGGATAGGTTCTTGATACCAAGTCTAGGTCACTTTATTCTTAATGAGTAAAGGCACCAGACTTGCCTTAAGTATGAAATAGATAAGCCTTGTTCTGTCTTAAAAGTAGAAGAATGGCTGCTCCCTTGTCTAGTACAGATCTTGTACACATGAAAACCCCTACCCCAGGGGCACTTCTGTTACCTTACTATAGTTTATCAAAGGTTCCAAGTGATTATAATGCTTAATATATGCTAGATGTACCCATGAGACCTCTgcagttctttttctcttagttTAAAGATGTAAtaatacttgattttttttaagaccttcatattaaggaaaacagatttttatacCACACTTGGCAAGTGTTCTGTCTGTATTTATTCCTTGTTGCAACCTTTTTCTCATCTACAGCCCAGGAGTGTTCGCTGGATGATGACAGCATTCTAATCCCAATTGTAGTTGGTGCTGCACTTGCTGGCTTGATTGCCATTATAGTGGTTGCTTACATAattggcagaagaaaaagctatgCTGGATATCAAACTTTGTGAATCTAAATGTGATTCCTGTTCTGATTTCACTCAAAGCAAGTGCAAGTTCTGAAGTCCAAAAATGACCCAAAACTTAGGAGTAATTACTAGCCACAGCTAATTGGAGTTGAGAAACAGAGAGAATGTTTATCTCAGATGAAGCAGAACTACGTTTTTTAGTTTTCCTGCTCTAAGAAGACATCATGGGTTTCATAGCTGTTTTGAAGATGTCAAATATTGGATGAATTACTAGGCTAAGGATTTTATCTTTCAAAAACCCTGAAGTGTTTAGgatttatttatgctttttttatgAACTGTAGCCTGAAACAAGAACACATTCTAAACTGATGTGCATTGGGCAACTCCCAGAATAGCATAGAATTTGTACTTGCTTCTCTCCTCTGCGTTCCTTAGTTGTTGTCATAATTGTGGGTTAAGCTGGCAGCATTAAGTCACTCTGACTCATACAGTATTTAACATGGATTGTACGATGCCCAGTAACAACTTTGTTTTTCATAGAATTGAACTTGGTGGCGATTAAGTGATCTTTTGAAGTGGCAGCAGTAACTTACTTAGCTTTGACAGAATTTGAGTGGTTTACTCCTGCCTTGGTGTAGTTTCAGGAATCATTCCTATACCCTGGCTATACAAACAAAATGGGTAACCTATACTTGCCAAATGGTGGACATATAGGAAGACTTCAGTGCTGTTTCcaaatactttcaaaaaaaaaaaagaaattactgttaGGCACTGAATTTTTCATCACTTATTATACCTTGGCAATCATCTAAAATACTCAGCTGAGGCAGAGTTCTACTAAATTAATGCAAGCTTTTTGCTGGCATCAGTTCAAAGGGAATAACCTTTCTAAATATTCCAGAACTTTAAAGTGCACTTAACTTTATATCATCCTCTGCACAGAACTGGTCTGTCTTGTTGCTTTGAATGACCATTGTTTAAAGATGCTTTCATTTAATGAGCCAGTATCTGTTGTTGCAGCTTGAGCTGTCTTTAAATCTTCATCTTGAATGGTTCTCTGCCAATCAAAATTCACACTATAACTGCCCGCCATTGGCATTCTGAATGTTTAATGTACTTTGTGTTTGATTGTTTACTGTGTAGCATTTATTACTGTTAAGAATGCAAAAGCCAAACAGGTCTGAGATGGACCCACAACAcctgtttttccttgctgtaTGGAAAGGATAACTAGCttaaaaaatgcaatgcaaCTGGACTGTTCTTAAACTGCAGCTCTGTAGAGACTAACCCTTGCTGTACAACTTTCCTCTGGCCTCCTTGTGCTGTAATACATAGTTTTTACcgcatggaaaaaaaaagtcttttagaCTTTTAGATAAGTGTGGCTTTTTTGCATATGTCATAACATGAGCTGCCTAAACTAGTTATTTAATGAACATAATGTTGTCTCCCCCTTTAGAATGAGTTTAGCCTGCATCAAAGTTGGTTTAGTGTTTTATTAGTGTTTTCTAGGGTTGTAGAGATGTCTGTGGCATGTTTGTACACAAATCATAAAACACACTTCTTTcggtaatttctttttttgtaaaagcagtTTACTCCTGACACTAGCCAAGGAGGCAAGTATGGGTGGATAATGCTTACTATAGCTTGTAGTCTACAGCTTGAATTTTGTATCAGTTactgaaattcattttaatgaaagtggGGGAACTACTATAAGTTTAATCCTGAAACAGGCTTCAAGACttgccattttaattaaaaaaaaaaagtggatctAATGACTTTCATATTAATATATCCTCAAATGCAGAAGTtcatatagatttttttaacaattctGTGACTGATGTTCAGTGGTACCAGTTATACATGCATTTCTGTTACGGAGTAGTTACCACACTGTATTCATCTGACCATGCAAATTTTCGAACTGTGCACAGTTTCCAAGTGACAATATAGAAGATCAGTGCAAAGTGCTCCCAAAATTCAACAATACTAGAAGGATCTTTGCAAAAACCTGCAGCTTAATCTTCATTTGCAAGTATATTGGCTCAGATTAAAGTACTCCTAGACTGATGTGCAGATAACTGGTTCAAAACACATCTTAAGTTTCACCTGACTGCCTGTTATAAAACCACTAGTTTTCCTGTATGTATTGCTCCATAGGGAACTGTCAACCTGTTCAACATGTGCTCTAAATAATAAAGATGTTCTATTTCCTAAGGAAACTTGTTCACATTTTTTAACTGATTTGAAAACAGACATCTTGTactgtcctgtttttttttttta includes these proteins:
- the LAMP2 gene encoding lysosome-associated membrane glycoprotein 2 isoform X3, yielding MEPRRSSPPLLLLLLLLGASGFFQSYAVEVDVKDASNATCLYAKWMMRFLIKYETNSSDYKNATLNLSSGVTHNGSVCGNDTQAALLAVQFGEGHSWSINFTKTNETYQGEFITFTYNTNDTAVFPDAKRKGPITIFVKDTMHPVQLNNVFVCHNTDFLEAENVTQIFWNVTVQPFVQNGTISKKESRCRADMPTSAPTVPPTIANVTTAPTTTLSPAPTTAPKPVENPDTGNYSLKSGNTTCLLATVGLQLNVSQDKPHLINVNPKTTTADGACGNTTATLKLNDGNSTLIGFTFVKNTSASVQKFYLKEVNVTLLNHLNGSVISNADNSNFSEWDAFLGSSYMCRKEQTLKINEDLQVHTFNLWIQPFLVKANKFSTAQECSLDDDSILIPIVVGAALAGLIAIIVVAYIIGRRKSYAGYQTL
- the LAMP2 gene encoding lysosome-associated membrane glycoprotein 2 isoform X1; translation: MASFLSRPLASLARLSLPPGARGMEPRRSSPPLLLLLLLLGASGFFQSYAVEVDVKDASNATCLYAKWMMRFLIKYETNSSDYKNATLNLSSGVTHNGSVCGNDTQAALLAVQFGEGHSWSINFTKTNETYQGEFITFTYNTNDTAVFPDAKRKGPITIFVKDTMHPVQLNNVFVCHNTDFLEAENVTQIFWNVTVQPFVQNGTISKKESRCRADMPTSAPTVPPTIANVTTAPTTTLSPAPTTAPKPVENPDTGNYSLKSGNTTCLLATVGLQLNVSQDKPHLINVNPKTTTADGACGNTTATLKLNDGNSTLIGFTFVVKNTSASVQKFYLKEVNVTLLNHLNGSVISNADNSNFSEWDAFLGSSYMCRKEQTLKINEDLQVHTFNLWIQPFLVKANKFSTAEECFADSDLNFLIPIAVGMALGFLIILVFISYVIGRRKSRTGYQSV
- the LAMP2 gene encoding lysosome-associated membrane glycoprotein 2 isoform X2, whose amino-acid sequence is MEPRRSSPPLLLLLLLLGASGFFQSYAVEVDVKDASNATCLYAKWMMRFLIKYETNSSDYKNATLNLSSGVTHNGSVCGNDTQAALLAVQFGEGHSWSINFTKTNETYQGEFITFTYNTNDTAVFPDAKRKGPITIFVKDTMHPVQLNNVFVCHNTDFLEAENVTQIFWNVTVQPFVQNGTISKKESRCRADMPTSAPTVPPTIANVTTAPTTTLSPAPTTAPKPVENPDTGNYSLKSGNTTCLLATVGLQLNVSQDKPHLINVNPKTTTADGACGNTTATLKLNDGNSTLIGFTFVVKNTSASVQKFYLKEVNVTLLNHLNGSVISNADNSNFSEWDAFLGSSYMCRKEQTLKINEDLQVHTFNLWIQPFLVKANKFSTAQECSLDDDSILIPIVVGAALAGLIAIIVVAYIIGRRKSYAGYQTL
- the LAMP2 gene encoding lysosome-associated membrane glycoprotein 2 isoform X4, with the protein product MEPRRSSPPLLLLLLLLGASGFFQSYAVEVDVKDASNATCLYAKWMMRFLIKYETNSSDYKNATLNLSSGVTHNGSVCGNDTQAALLAVQFGEGHSWSINFTKTNETYQGEFITFTYNTNDTAVFPDAKRKGPITIFVKDTMHPVQLNNVFVCHNTDFLEAENVTQIFWNVTVQPFVQNGTISKKESRCRADMPTSAPTVPPTIANVTTAPTTTLSPAPTTAPKPVENPDTGNYSLKSGNTTCLLATVGLQLNVSQDKPHLINVNPKTTTADGACGNTTATLKLNDGNSTLIGFTFVKNTSASVQKFYLKEVNVTLLNHLNGSVISNADNSNFSEWDAFLGSSYMCRKEQTLKINEDLQVHTFNLWIQPFLVKANKFSTAEECFADSDLNFLIPIAVGMALGFLIILVFISYVIGRRKSRTGYQSV